From Salvia splendens isolate huo1 chromosome 3, SspV2, whole genome shotgun sequence, a single genomic window includes:
- the LOC121794168 gene encoding probable GTP diphosphokinase RSH2, chloroplastic, with protein MAVSTIALYSSPPSSVCSASHQISSHASYDLDVNARSASSASASPSQKPLIGGLSCLFASPAIKSASFSSGAEDLGALWHDKAEELGSSYRYSSLSSSMKRDQVHQSPVSVLQGLNNSIGSGSRSPPLRISADFSSIRSGSGGMFKGFVRHALGSCVDYDSSPFDLDVKELNMSSSANALSADELHFNMDENFTAMDLPAYAKGLLSDAQSKNSIFRDDFVVKAFYEAEKAHRGQKRSSGHPYLQHCVETAVLLANIGASSTVVAAGLLHDAVDDSFLTFDHISSSFGAGVGDLIEGVSKLSQLSKLARENNTACKTVEADRLHTMFLAMADARAVLIKLADRLHNMLTLDALPLIKQQRFAKETLEIFVPLANRLGISSWKEQLENLCFTYLYPDHHQELSSKLLKSFDEAAITSSLEKLEEALKDAGIPYHCASGRHKSLYSIYSKMSKKKLNMDEIHDIHGLRLIVESEEDCYKALSVVQQLWHVVPERFKDYIACPKCNGYQSLHTVVTGTDMVPLEVQIRTKEMHLQAEYGLAAHWRYKEGDAQYSSFVLQMVEWARWVMTWQCEAISKDQTSVGFADSVKPPCTFPTHSKDCTFSWKPHCDADGPIFVIMIENDKMSVQEFPANSSVMDLLETSGRGSSRWMSYRFPVKEELRPRLNQKPISDPSCKLKMGDVVELTPAIPDKSLVEYREEIQRMYNRGVTPLAAGSVASFRS; from the exons ATGGCGGTTTCGACCATAGCGCTCTACTCGAGCCCGCCGAGCAGCGTATGCTCCGCCTCGCACCAGATCAGCTCCCACGCGTCGTACGATTTGGATGTGAACGCTCGGTCAGCGTCGTCGGCGTCGGCATCGCCGTCGCAGAAGCCGTTAATTGGTGGCCTGTCGTGCCTGTTTGCGTCGCCGGCGATCAAATCCGCGAGTTTTTCATCCGGAGCGGAGGATTTGGGCGCTCTGTGGCATGACAAGGCCGAGGAATTGGGGTCCTCGTATCGGTACTCGTCGCTGAGCTCGTCTATGAAGCGAGATCAGGTGCACCAGAGTCCGGTTTCGGTGCTTCAAGGCCTGAATAATTCAATTGGATCAGGCTCCCGGAGCCCGCCCTTGAGAATTAGCGCTGATTTCAGCTCAATTAGGTCGGGGAGTGGGGGGATGTTCAAAGGTTTCGTGAGGCACGCGTTGGGCTCGTGTGTTGATTACGATTCTTCGCCTTTCGATTTGGATGTGAAGGAATTGAATATGTCTTCGTCGGCGAATGCGTTGTCTGCAGATGAGCTTCATTTTAACATGGATGAGAATTTCACGGCGATGGATTTGCCGGCGTATGCGAAGGGCTTGCTTTCGGATGCGCAGTCGAAGAATTCGATTTTTAGGGATGATTTTGTTGTTAAGGCTTTTTATGAAGCAGAGAAGGCTCACAGAGGCCAG AAACGGTCAAGTGGACATCCTTATTTGCAGCATTGCGTGGAAACGGCAGTTCTGCTTGCGAATATAGGCGCCAGTTCTACAGTTGTTGCTGCGGGGCTTTTGCACGATGCTGTTGATGATTCATTTCTCACTTTCGATCATATATCGAGTTCGTTTGGGGCTGGAGTTGGTGATTTAATAGAGGGG GTATCTAAGTTGAGCCAGCTGAGCAAGCTTGCACGGGAGAACAACACTGCCTGCAAAACTGTCGAGGCAGATCGATTGCACACCATGTTCCTTGCGATGGCAGATGCAAGGGCTGTTCTGATAAAGCTTGCTGATCGCTTGCACAATATGTTGACCTTGGATGCATTGCCCCTGATCAAACAGCAAAGATTTGCTAAGGAAACTTTGGAAATATTTGTTCCTCTTGCCAATAGATTAGGAATCTCAAGTTGGAAGGAGCAGCTAGAAAATCTCTGTTTCACATATCTTTATCCGGACCATCATCAAGAGCTGTCCTCCAAGCTTCTCAAGTCCTTCGATGAGGCTGCCATTACTTCTTCTCTGGAGAAGTTGGAGGAAGCGCTGAAGGATGCGGGGATTCCATACCACTGTGCTTCAGGCCGGCATAAGAGCTTGTACAGCATCTACTCCAAAATGTCGAA GAAGAAGCTGAATATGGATGAAATTCACGATATTCATGGATTACGGTTAATTGTTGAATCTGAAGAAGACTGTTATAAAGCTCTAAGTGTGGTCCAGCAGTTATGGCATGTAGTCCCTGAAAGGTTCAAAGACTACATTGCTTGTCCCAAGTGTAACGG GTACCAATCTCTACATACAGTGGTCACAGGCACCGATATGGTGCCTCTTGAAGTTCAGATTCGAACAAAAGAGATGCATTTGCAAGCCGAGTATGGATTAGCTGCTCATTGGAGGTATAAAGAAGGAGATGCCCAGTATTCTTCCTTTGTACTTCAGATGGTTGAATGGGCACGCTGGGTGATGACGTGGCAGTGCGAGGCAATAAGCAAAGACCAAACGTCCGTTGGTTTTGCCGATTCCGTGAAGCCACCTTGCACCTTCCCTACCCATTCTAAAGATTGCACCTTTTCGTGGAAACCCCATTGTGACGCTGATGGTCCCATCTTCGTAATCATGATTGAGAACGATAAG ATGTCTGTTCAAGAGTTTCCAGCAAACTCATCAGTAATGGATCTGCTGGAGACATCCGGTCGAGGCAGTTCTAGGTGGATGTCTTACCGATTTCCTGTTAAGGAGGAACTGAGGCCACGGCTGAACCAAAAGCCCATCAGCGATCCTTCCTGCAAGCTGAAAATGGGCGATGTGGTGGAACTAACTCCGGCCATACCGGACAAGTCTCTGGTAGAGTACCGGGAAGAAATCCAGCGGATGTACAACAGAGGCGTGACGCCTCTGGCTGCTGGTTCTGTGGCTAGCTTCAGAAGCTGA
- the LOC121794169 gene encoding transcription initiation factor TFIID subunit 9-like isoform X2: MAEGGEEDMPRDGKIVKELLRSMSIDDYEPQVVHQFLELWYQYVADVLTDAQMYSEHAEKSVIDSDDIKLAIQSKVNFSFSQPPPREVLLELARSRNKVPLPKSISGCGIPLPPDQDILIHPNYQLAVPKRQREETEDDEEPAGSNPGQNHDQSDLPQDPSQRVSFSLGAKDTK; the protein is encoded by the exons ATGGCTGAGGGTGGAGAAGAGGATATGCCGAGGGATGGAAAGATTGTAAAGGAGTTGCTGAGATCAATGAGCATTGACGATTATGAACCCCAAGTCGTTCACCAGTTCTTGGAGCTATGGTATCAATACGTTGCAGATGTGCTGACCGATGCTCAAATGTATTCAGAACATGCTGAGAAGTCTGTGATTGATTCTGATGATATTAAGCTTGCCATCCAGTCTAAAGTCAATTTTAGCTTCTCGCAGCCTCCACCACGAGAG GTGCTCTTGGAGTTGGCTAGGAGCAGAAACAAGGTCCCGTTGCCAAAATCAATATCGGGGTGTGGGATCCCTCTCCCTCCGGATCAAGATATCCTTATACACCCCAATTATCAACTTGCTGTGCCTAAGAGGCAAAGGGAAGAAACTGAGGACGACGAAGAGCCTGCTGGATCAAACCCCGGTCAGAATCATGATCAGAGCGATCTCCCACAAGACCCTTCTCAGCGAGTATCGTTCTCGCTTGGAGCTAAAGACACAAAATGA
- the LOC121794169 gene encoding transcription initiation factor TFIID subunit 9-like isoform X1 — protein MAHIKLHLKPKNKHIHTVTRKSTCICISLATDSAIIIAVADAVWQHLAPSGVPVAAQIADSRRNITKKRSEISWLQAGIWKMAEGGEEDMPRDGKIVKELLRSMSIDDYEPQVVHQFLELWYQYVADVLTDAQMYSEHAEKSVIDSDDIKLAIQSKVNFSFSQPPPREVLLELARSRNKVPLPKSISGCGIPLPPDQDILIHPNYQLAVPKRQREETEDDEEPAGSNPGQNHDQSDLPQDPSQRVSFSLGAKDTK, from the exons ATGGCCCACATCAAATTACACTTGAAACCCAAAAATAAGCATATACATACAGTCACACGCAAATCTACATGTATATGTATATCGCTTGCAACAGATTCTGCTATAATTATTGCGGTGGCAGACGCCGTTTGGCAGCATCTCGCGCCGTCTGGAGTTCCGGTGGCAGCTCAgatagccgattcccggcgaa ATATCACTAAGAAAAGAAGTGAAATCAGTTGGTTGCAAGCCGGTATCTGGAAAATGGCTGAGGGTGGAGAAGAGGATATGCCGAGGGATGGAAAGATTGTAAAGGAGTTGCTGAGATCAATGAGCATTGACGATTATGAACCCCAAGTCGTTCACCAGTTCTTGGAGCTATGGTATCAATACGTTGCAGATGTGCTGACCGATGCTCAAATGTATTCAGAACATGCTGAGAAGTCTGTGATTGATTCTGATGATATTAAGCTTGCCATCCAGTCTAAAGTCAATTTTAGCTTCTCGCAGCCTCCACCACGAGAG GTGCTCTTGGAGTTGGCTAGGAGCAGAAACAAGGTCCCGTTGCCAAAATCAATATCGGGGTGTGGGATCCCTCTCCCTCCGGATCAAGATATCCTTATACACCCCAATTATCAACTTGCTGTGCCTAAGAGGCAAAGGGAAGAAACTGAGGACGACGAAGAGCCTGCTGGATCAAACCCCGGTCAGAATCATGATCAGAGCGATCTCCCACAAGACCCTTCTCAGCGAGTATCGTTCTCGCTTGGAGCTAAAGACACAAAATGA
- the LOC121795269 gene encoding two-component response regulator ARR14-like, translating into MSNDDNPRMAVSVIENGAFLYIKRPANPELLRYLWKHVARESMRVMRERERLIAASYITPPCGTEFREMENPNNLFNMDKGKRKRNDSYNEKYVENEHNFDNSMMSQGNVKRKMCTHWTKELHEKFEEVCYQLGDGSIYPKEIAEKMNVAGLEKKHVASHLQKIRQARGKEPESSDGKRSSHKERRFGRMPQIMLEKLKERVHDHSSNSEMEGRVTERRMTNQSSDGEGSSHKTSRFGSMPEIMKDKSKGWVDDHESISEMANETGMANQPTFDNLQHEALYANLENIAQDIHFSSSHLSFGDIEY; encoded by the exons ATGTCGAACGATGACAATCCGAGGATGGCCGTGAGTGTGATTGAGAACGGGGCGTTTCTCTACATCAAGAGGCCAGCGAACCCCGAGTTGCTAAGATACCTATGGAAGCATGTGGCGAGGGAGAGCATGCGCGTGATGAGAGAGCGCGAAAGGCTGATTGCAGCCAGCTACATTACGCCTCCGTGTGGCACCGAATTTCGGGAAATGGAAAACCCTAACAACTTGTTCAATATGGATAAGGGGAAGCGTAAAAGAAACGATTCTTATAACGAAAAATACGTTGAAAACGAACACAACTTCGATAATAGTATGATGAGCCAAGGAAATGTGAAGAGAAAGATGTGTACCCACTGGACTAAAGAGCTACACGAGAAATTTGAGGAGGTTTGTTATCAACTAGGGGATGGAA GTATATATCCAAAGGAGATAGCGGAGAAGATGAATGTAGCTGGCCTAGAAAAAAAGCACGTGGCGAGTCATCTTCAG aaaattcgTCAAGCTCGCGGCAAAGAGCCAGAGTCATCTGATGGTAAGAGGTCCAGCCACAAGGAGAGACGGTTCGGGCGCATGCCCCAAATCATGCTGGAAAAATTAAAAGAGCGGGTCCACGATCATTCATCGAATAGTGAGATGGAGGGTAGGGTTACTGAAAGAAGGATGACTAACCAGTCATCCGATGGTGAGGGGTCAAGCCACAAGACAAGTCGGTTCGGGTCCATGCCCGAAATAATGAAGGACAAATCAAAAGGCTGGGTCGACGATCATGAATCGATAAGTGAAATGGCTAATGAAACAGGGATGGCTAACCAGCCCACATTTGATAATCTGCAACATGAAGCACTCTATGCAAATCTAGAAAATATTGCTCAAGACATTCACTTTTCTTCAAGCCACTTATCATTTGGTGATATTGAGTATTAG
- the LOC121795271 gene encoding two-component response regulator ARR14-like — translation MSPVDYDPSMAVSAIDNGAFLYFKRPANPEMLRYLWQHVARETMHMRVMRERERLMSASYITPPCGVGFGDVENPNNNSFVMDNGKCKMNDYYNEKYVEKEYNFDNSRMSQGKVKRKMCTEWTKELHEKFIDAINQLGDGSIFPKEILEKMNVPGLTRMQVASHLQNCRNENWRSPEERKSTPGANPKSSGREGSSRKLRRFGSMPRLKKEKSEDRAYDHGPRSEMESKATETGMANQPMYNSMRNEAFHPHPELLH, via the exons ATGTCGCCTGTCGATTACGACCCGAGCATGGCCGTGAGTGCGATTGACAACGGTGCGTTTCTCTACTTCAAGAGGCCAGCGAACCCCGAGATGCTAAGATACCTATGGCAGCACGTAGCGAGGGAGACCATGCATATGCGTGTGATGAGAGAGCGCGAAAGGCTGATGTCGGCCAGCTACATTACGCCTCCATGTGGCGTCGGGTTTGGGGACGTGGAAAACCCTAATAACAACTCGTTCGTGATGGATAATGGGAAGTGTAAAATGAACGATTACTATAACGAAAAATATGTTGAAAAGGAATACAACTTTGATAATAGTAGGATGAGCCAAGGAAAGGTCAAGAGAAAGATGTGTACGGAGTGGACTAAAGAGCTACACGAGAAATTTATAGATGCTATAAACCAATTAGGGGATGGAA gtATCTTTCCAAAGGAAATATTGGAGAAGATGAATGTGCCTGGACTAACAAGAATGCAAGTGGCAAGTCATCTTCAG AATTGTCGGAATGAGAACTGGCGATCGCCCGAAGAGCGAAAGTCAACCCCAGGGGCCAATCCCAAGTCGTCCGGTAGAGAAGGGTCAAGCCGCAAGCTGAGGCGGTTCGGGTCCATGCCTCGATTGAAGAAGGAAAAATCAGAAGACCGAGCCTACGATCATGGACCGAGAAGTGAAATGGAGTCTAAGGCTACTGAAACAGGGATGGCTAACCAGCCCATGTATAATAGTATGAGAAATGAAGCATTCCACCCTCATCCAGAATTATTGCACTAG
- the LOC121793466 gene encoding 2-hydroxy-6-oxononadienedioate/2-hydroxy-6-oxononatrienedioate hydrolase-like, giving the protein MERLRLFLHHILSFHISLASTISHYLFSPFSKIRRFPIITPISEWFLSVYFKFACNLIQCTVDLDDQTTMHFLAPAHRRFNKPNLVMIHGYGGNSKWQFVYQVASLAESFNVYIPDLLFFGKSYSNRANRTEAFQAECVAAGLRRLGVERCSIYAISYGGFVCYRMAEMHPELVEKAVIVSSGVGCTQSQKGEQMKNVGIDVLDLLLPRTPVGMKRLVELSVHKSNPLRWAPDFVLEEFIDTMCNTNRKEKQELVEHLLANSEKCKVQPLSQEILLVWGDKDKIFPLNFAYELQRNLGPKASLEILRDAGHAVNFDSPDSLNDLIKGFILE; this is encoded by the exons ATGGAGCGTCTGCGCCTCTTCCTCCACCACATCCTCTCCTTCCACATAAGCCTCGCCTCCACCATCTCCCACTACCTCTTCTCTCCCTTCTCCAAAATCCGCCGCTTCCCGATCATCACTCCAATCTCCGAGTGGTTCCTCTCCGTCTACTTCAAATTCGCATGCAACCTGATCCAATGCACAGTCGATTTGGACGACCAGACCACCATGCATTTCCTCGCCCCAGCCCACCGCCGATTCAACAAGCCGAATCTGGTGATGATCCACGGCTACGGCGGCAACTCGAAGTGGCAATTCGTCTACCAG GTTGCCTCGCTAGCGGAATCCTTCAACGTCTACATACCAGACCTCCTCTTCTTTGGGAAATCATACTCGAACCGCGCGAACCGCACCGAGGCATTTCAGGCGGAGTGCGTGGCAGCGGGACTGAGGAGATTGGGTGTTGAGAGGTGCTCGATATATGCAATCAGCTACGGCGGATTCGTTTGCTACCGGATGGCTGAGATGCACCCGGAGCTGGTGGAGAAGGCAGTGATTGTGAGCAGTGGGGTCGGGTGCACACAGAGCCAGAAAGGGGAACAGATGAAAAACGTGGGGATTGATGTATTGGATCTTCTCCTTCCTCGGACGCCAGTTGGGATGAAGCGGCTGGTGGAGCTCTCTGTCCATAAGTCCAATCCGCTGCGGTGGGCCCCGGATTTCGTGCTCGAGGAGTTTATTGAT ACAATGTGCAACACTAACAGGAAGGAGAAACAAGAGCTGGTAGAACATCTCTTGGCCAATAGTGAAAAATGCAAGGTCCAACCACTTAGTCAG GAAATATTGCTTGTGTGGGGCGACAAGGATAAGATCTTCCCTTTAAACTTCGCCTATGAGTTGCAGAG AAACTTGGGCCCGAAAGCTAGTCTGGAAATCCTCCGGGATGCAGGGCATGCAGTAAACTTCGACTCTCCCGATTCCTTGAATGATCTGATAAAAGGATTCATCTTAGAGTGA
- the LOC121794171 gene encoding E3 ubiquitin-protein ligase SPL2-like — protein sequence MSIHDRATAAVLAQMMMAADGALFGFGVTYVAYRSIRKYAGTASALRKIRDAPEVQPSDLRSILTEGDDSSSSDSDGGESSSSNGGGRLVIVRGSVEVKSATEKANWKALMGSNLVASKASGEKGVILQRTQTCIYNEWKGVFGWTADLRNMISGSLKEHETSSTRMVPFILVEGTKWPHSDYVVVNMEGSNHPLPLTTVYQHLQPISATPLTFLQAICGLEYPVGMLYEEKILPLGKDITAVGICSLNNGAFEIKASKDLPCFLSALTKDQLVVDLSFKTKVLMWSGLVFGTIAIGILGYSVVRNWTKYKQWRSQRRTQQQNNSTITGTESLNDEVLDEEAEEIPDGELCVICLMRRRRSAFVPCGHLVCCQRCALSIEREISPKCPLCRQTIRSSVRIYDS from the exons ATGTCGATTCACGACCGCGCGACGGCGGCGGTCCTGGCGCAGATGATGATGGCGGCGGACGGCGCCTTGTTTGGCTTCGGCGTCACCTACGTGGCGTATCGCAGCATCCGCAAATACGCGGGCACTGCATCCGCCCTACGGAAAATTCGCGACGCGCCGGAGGTTCAGCCGTCCGATCTCCGGTCGATTCTCACCGAAGGCGACGATTCTAGTAGCTCGGATTCTGACGGCGGAGAGTCATCCAGCTCGAATGGGGGCGGGAGATTGGTCATCGTTAGGGGTAGTGTGGAGGTGAAATCGGCCACGGAGAAGGCGAATTGGAAGGCCTTGATGGGGAGTAATTTAGTCGCTTCGAAGGCTTCTGGTGAAAAGGGGGTGATTTTGCAGAGAACTCAAACT TGTATATACAATGAGTGGAAGGGGGTTTTTGGATGGACTGCTGACCTGCGCAATATGATTTCTGGATCCTTGAAAGAGCATGAGACATCTTCTACGAGGATG GTACCTTTCATTCTTGTTGAAGGCACGAAATGGCCGCACTCTGATTATGTTGTTGTGAACATGGAAGGATCAAATCACCCGCTACCTCTAACAACAGTTTATCAGCACTTGCAGCCTATTAGTGCTACTCCTTTAACTTTCCTGCAGGCAATTTGTGGTCTTGAATATCCT GTTGGAATGCTCTATGAGGAAAAAATTCTCCCTCTTGGGAAGGATATAACTGCTGTTGGAATCTGCAGTCTAAACAATGGGGCTTTTGAGATAAAAGCCTCCAAGGATCTTCCTTGTTTCCT GTCTGCTTTGACTAAAGATCAACTCGTGGTAGATCTTTCCTTCAAGACAAAAGTGTTAATGTGGAGTGGACTTGTATTTGGAACCATTGCTATAGGTATCCTGGGCTATTCTGTTGTAAG GAACTGGACCAAGTATAAACAGTGGAGAAGCCAGCGGCGAACTCAGCAGCAAAATAACTCTACTATCACTGGCACTGAATCTTTGAACGATGAAGTCTTGGATGAAGAAGCTGAAGAAATTCCCGATGGAGAGCTCTGTGTCATTTGCCTCATGAGAAGACGGCGCTCTGCCTTTGTCCCCTGTGGACATTTGGTCTGCTGTCAGCGTTGTGCGCTCTCTATCGAGCGTGAGATATCTCCGAAATGTCCCCTATGCAGACAGACAATCCGGAGCTCAGTGAGAATTTACGACTCCTGA
- the LOC121794170 gene encoding protein NODULATION SIGNALING PATHWAY 1-like, with protein sequence MTIDGSETGPPPDHVVGWIEDSISYFPTIFDDPYEGGDFSGDSWWDQSQSLEQLINGSFNTPVVAAAASTAPTPADSVVSDRSMSIDLSKKRKLTPDGSSPKTARKSTSRQGHEAGTEVAAGPRKPAVNKKGGKSGGNGGGSNGNNKEGRWAEQLLNPCAAAITGRNPSRVQHFLYVLHDLASLNGDANHRLAHHGLQAITHHLAGGASAGSFSSSAGNTFASSNPIFFRNSLIKFNDINPWFRIPNNVANTSILQILGEQHQPTNLHILDIGVSHGLQWPTLLEELTRRAGGPPPLVRLTVVPLPPTDDESRNVTPFAHAPHNYDFASKLLTFAKDMNVNLQINKMDSSHLQNLNSQAINSTRDETLIVCAQFRLHNLSHSAPDDRTEFLRVLRSLQPKGVILSENNTDCSCNTCGDFTTAFSRRVDYLWRFLDSTSIAYKGRESDERRMIEAEAAKVLVNVGEMNERKEKWCERMKNAGFKGEVLGEETIDGARALLRKYDSNWEIRVDEKDGCVGLWLKGQPVSFCSLWKMDVRVKE encoded by the coding sequence ATGACGATTGACGGATCGGAGACTGGCCCGCCTCCCGACCACGTCGTCGGATGGATCGAGGATTCGATCTCGTACTTTCCGACGATCTTCGACGATCCCTACGAGGGCGGAGACTTCAGCGGCGACTCATGGTGGGATCAAAGCCAGAGTCTTGAACAGCTGATCAATGGTAGCTTCAACACTCCTGTTGTCGCGGCCGCGGCCAGCACGGCCCCGACTCCAGCAGACTCGGTAGTTTCCGACCGGTCGATGTCCATAGATTTGAGCAAGAAGAGGAAGTTGACACCTGACGGCTCGAGCCCGAAGACGGCCCGGAAGAGCACGAGCCGTCAAGGGCACGAGGCCGGCACGGAGGTGGCGGCCGGGCCGAGAAAACCGGCGGTGAATAAGAAAGGAGGCAAGTCGGGAGGGAACGGCGGCGGCAGCAACGGCAACAACAAGGAAGGGAGGTGGGCGGAGCAGCTGCTCAACCCGTGCGCCGCCGCCATCACCGGCCGGAATCCGTCCCGCGTGCAGCACTTCTTGTACGTGCTGCATGACCTCGCCTCCCTCAACGGCGACGCCAACCACCGGCTGGCGCACCACGGCCTTCAGGCGATCACGCACCACCTCGCCGGCGGTGCCAGCGCCGGCAGCTTCTCGTCGTCGGCCGGAAACACTTTCGCATCTAGCAATCCCATATTCTTTAGAAACTCCCTGATCAAATTCAACGACATCAACCCATGGTTTCGAATCCCAAACAATGTTGCAAACACCTCAATACTTCAAATTCTTGGCGAGCAGCATCAACCAACCAATCTCCACATTCTTGACATTGGAGTCTCACATGGCCTCCAATGGCCTACTCTCCTCGAAGAACTGACTCGTCGCGCAGGCGGGCCACCCCCATTAGTCCGCCTCACGGTGGTCCCTCTGCCCCCAACCGACGACGAGTCAAGAAACGTCACCCCCTTCGCTCATGCCCCTCACAACTACGATTTCGCCTCCAAACTCCTCACCTTCGCCAAGGACATGAATGTGAACCTGCAGATCAACAAAATGGACAGCTCCCACCTCCAAAATCTCAACTCACAAGCCATCAACTCTACCAGAGACGAAACACTAATCGTCTGCGCACAGTTCCGGCTGCACAACCTCAGCCACAGCGCCCCTGACGACAGAACAGAGTTTCTGAGAGTGCTAAGAAGCCTGCAGCCAAAGGGAGTAATATTGAGTGAAAACAACACAGACTGCAGCTGCAATACCTGTGGAGATTTCACAACAGCCTTCTCAAGGAGGGTGGATTACCTGTGGAGGTTCTTGGACTCGACCAGCATCGCGTACAAAGGCCGCGAGAGCGACGAGAGGCGCATGATCGAAGCAGAAGCAGCCAAGGTGCTGGTGAATGTGGGGGAGATGAATGAGAGGAAAGAGAAATGGTGTGAGAGAATGAAAAATGCAGGATTTAAAGGAGAGGTGTTGGGAGAAGAGACCATTGATGGAGCCAGAGCCTTGCTGAGGAAGTACGACAGCAACTGGGAGATTCGGGTCGATGAGAAAGACGGCTGTGTCGGGCTGTGGTTGAAGGGACAGCCGGTGTCCTTCTGCTCACTGTGGAAGATGGATGTGAGAGTGAAGGAGTGA